In Quercus robur chromosome 10, dhQueRobu3.1, whole genome shotgun sequence, a genomic segment contains:
- the LOC126702554 gene encoding histone deacetylase 14, chloroplastic-like isoform X2: MHLQAFPPFPSSAGNVLFFVRHHLYKWKSHIRIDMDGKFAGGQFSPKKLRGGRRCFSRSIGGASISCSNSMGKDPYVPSNEKITNARPIYAVAPAMGHNQESHPESNFRVPAIVNALEKMELTPKIRGSEIIELHNFKPASIDDIASVHARAYVSGLEKAMDQASQEGIIFIDGSGPTYATSTTFHESLVAAGAGITLVDSVVAASKNCLDPPVGFALIRPPGHHAIPKGPMGFCVFGNVAIAARYAQRVHGLKRVFIIDFDVHHGNGTNDAFYDDLDIFFLSTHQDGSYPGTGKVDEVGHGDGEGTTLNLPLPGGSGDIAMTTVFDEVIVPCAQSFKPDIILVSAGYDGHVLDPLASLQFTTGTYYTLASNIKQLAKDLCGGRCVFFLEGGYNLDSLSNSVADSFRAFLGERSLASEFDNPAILYDEPSTKVKQVIQRVKHIHSL, translated from the exons ATGCATCTCCAAGCATTCCCTCCATTTCCATCTTCTGCag gGAATGTGTTATTTTTTGTGCGGCATCATCTATACAAGTGGAAAAGTCATATTAGAATTGACATGGATGGGAAATTTGCGGGGGGTCAATTTTCCCCAAAGAAATTGAGAGGAGGAAGGAGATGTTTCTCAAGAAGTATTGGAGGAGCTTCTATTTCTTGTTCAAATAGTATGGGGAAGGATCCGTATGTTCCTTCTAATGAAAAGATCACTAATGCAAGGCCGATTTATGCTGTTGCTCCTGCCATGGGTCACAACCAG GAGTCCCATCCAGAATCTAATTTTAGAGTTCCTGCAATTGTTAATGCTCTTGAAAAGATGGAACTGACTCCAAAG ATCCGTGGCTCAGAGATCATTGAACTTCACAATTTCAAGCCTGCTTCAATAGATGACATTGCAAGTGTTCATGCAAGAGCCTATGTATCAGGCCTTGAGAAG GCAATGGATCAGGCTTCACAAGAGGGTATTATATTCATTGATGGTTCTGGGCCAACATATGCTACTTCCACT ACATTTCATGAGTCACTAGTTGCAGCTGGAGCAGGAATCACCTTAGTTGATTCAGTG GTTGCAGCATCAAAAAATTGCCTGGATCCACCTGTGGGCTTTGCTTTGATAAGACCTCCAGGACATCATGCTATTCCAAAGGGGCCTATGGGGTTCTGTGTTTTTGGAAATGTGGCCATTGCAGCTCGTTATGCCCAACGTGTACATGGGTTGAAGCGTGTGTTTAtcattgattttgatgttcACCATGGAAATGGGACTAACGACGCTTTTTATGATGATCTggatatatttttcctttcaactCACCAA GATGGAAGCTACCCTGGTACTGGTAAAGTTGATGAGGTAGGTCATGGAGATGGCGAAGGAACAACATTAAATTTGCCTCTACCTGGAGGATCAGGTGATATTGCCATGACAACTGTGTTTGATGAAGTTATTGTACCCTGTGCTCAAAGTTTTAAGCCGGATATAATTCTTGTTTCTGCTGG GTATGATGGTCATGTATTGGATCCACTAGCCAGTCTGCAGTTCACAACGGGAACATACTACACGCTAGCGTCCAATATTAAACAACTTGCCAAAGATCTATGTGGGGGtcgatgtgtgtttttcttaGAAGGGGGATACAATCTCGATTCTCTTTCAAACTCAGTGGCAGATTCATTTCGTGCTTTTCTTGGGGAGAGGAGTTTGGCATCTGAGTTTGACAACCCTGCCATTTTGTATGATGAACCATCAACCAAGGTTAAGCAAGTGATTCAGAGGGTGAAGCACATACATTCCCTGTGA
- the LOC126702554 gene encoding histone deacetylase 14, chloroplastic-like isoform X1, producing MHLQAFPPFPSSAALKQLQASITGNVLFFVRHHLYKWKSHIRIDMDGKFAGGQFSPKKLRGGRRCFSRSIGGASISCSNSMGKDPYVPSNEKITNARPIYAVAPAMGHNQESHPESNFRVPAIVNALEKMELTPKIRGSEIIELHNFKPASIDDIASVHARAYVSGLEKAMDQASQEGIIFIDGSGPTYATSTTFHESLVAAGAGITLVDSVVAASKNCLDPPVGFALIRPPGHHAIPKGPMGFCVFGNVAIAARYAQRVHGLKRVFIIDFDVHHGNGTNDAFYDDLDIFFLSTHQDGSYPGTGKVDEVGHGDGEGTTLNLPLPGGSGDIAMTTVFDEVIVPCAQSFKPDIILVSAGYDGHVLDPLASLQFTTGTYYTLASNIKQLAKDLCGGRCVFFLEGGYNLDSLSNSVADSFRAFLGERSLASEFDNPAILYDEPSTKVKQVIQRVKHIHSL from the exons ATGCATCTCCAAGCATTCCCTCCATTTCCATCTTCTGCag CTCTCAAGCAACTCCAAGCCTCCATCACAG gGAATGTGTTATTTTTTGTGCGGCATCATCTATACAAGTGGAAAAGTCATATTAGAATTGACATGGATGGGAAATTTGCGGGGGGTCAATTTTCCCCAAAGAAATTGAGAGGAGGAAGGAGATGTTTCTCAAGAAGTATTGGAGGAGCTTCTATTTCTTGTTCAAATAGTATGGGGAAGGATCCGTATGTTCCTTCTAATGAAAAGATCACTAATGCAAGGCCGATTTATGCTGTTGCTCCTGCCATGGGTCACAACCAG GAGTCCCATCCAGAATCTAATTTTAGAGTTCCTGCAATTGTTAATGCTCTTGAAAAGATGGAACTGACTCCAAAG ATCCGTGGCTCAGAGATCATTGAACTTCACAATTTCAAGCCTGCTTCAATAGATGACATTGCAAGTGTTCATGCAAGAGCCTATGTATCAGGCCTTGAGAAG GCAATGGATCAGGCTTCACAAGAGGGTATTATATTCATTGATGGTTCTGGGCCAACATATGCTACTTCCACT ACATTTCATGAGTCACTAGTTGCAGCTGGAGCAGGAATCACCTTAGTTGATTCAGTG GTTGCAGCATCAAAAAATTGCCTGGATCCACCTGTGGGCTTTGCTTTGATAAGACCTCCAGGACATCATGCTATTCCAAAGGGGCCTATGGGGTTCTGTGTTTTTGGAAATGTGGCCATTGCAGCTCGTTATGCCCAACGTGTACATGGGTTGAAGCGTGTGTTTAtcattgattttgatgttcACCATGGAAATGGGACTAACGACGCTTTTTATGATGATCTggatatatttttcctttcaactCACCAA GATGGAAGCTACCCTGGTACTGGTAAAGTTGATGAGGTAGGTCATGGAGATGGCGAAGGAACAACATTAAATTTGCCTCTACCTGGAGGATCAGGTGATATTGCCATGACAACTGTGTTTGATGAAGTTATTGTACCCTGTGCTCAAAGTTTTAAGCCGGATATAATTCTTGTTTCTGCTGG GTATGATGGTCATGTATTGGATCCACTAGCCAGTCTGCAGTTCACAACGGGAACATACTACACGCTAGCGTCCAATATTAAACAACTTGCCAAAGATCTATGTGGGGGtcgatgtgtgtttttcttaGAAGGGGGATACAATCTCGATTCTCTTTCAAACTCAGTGGCAGATTCATTTCGTGCTTTTCTTGGGGAGAGGAGTTTGGCATCTGAGTTTGACAACCCTGCCATTTTGTATGATGAACCATCAACCAAGGTTAAGCAAGTGATTCAGAGGGTGAAGCACATACATTCCCTGTGA
- the LOC126702554 gene encoding histone deacetylase 14, chloroplastic-like isoform X4: MHLQAFPPFPSSAALKQLQASITGNVLFFVRHHLYKWKSHIRIDMDGKFAGGQFSPKKLRGGRRCFSRSIGGASISCSNSMGKDPYVPSNEKITNARPIYAVAPAMGHNQESHPESNFRVPAIVNALEKMELTPKIRGSEIIELHNFKPASIDDIASVHARAYVSGLEKAMDQASQEGIIFIDGSGPTYATSTTFHESLVAAGAGITLVDSVVAASKNCLDPPVGFALIRPPGHHAIPKGPMGFCVFGNVAIAARYAQRDGSYPGTGKVDEVGHGDGEGTTLNLPLPGGSGDIAMTTVFDEVIVPCAQSFKPDIILVSAGYDGHVLDPLASLQFTTGTYYTLASNIKQLAKDLCGGRCVFFLEGGYNLDSLSNSVADSFRAFLGERSLASEFDNPAILYDEPSTKVKQVIQRVKHIHSL; encoded by the exons ATGCATCTCCAAGCATTCCCTCCATTTCCATCTTCTGCag CTCTCAAGCAACTCCAAGCCTCCATCACAG gGAATGTGTTATTTTTTGTGCGGCATCATCTATACAAGTGGAAAAGTCATATTAGAATTGACATGGATGGGAAATTTGCGGGGGGTCAATTTTCCCCAAAGAAATTGAGAGGAGGAAGGAGATGTTTCTCAAGAAGTATTGGAGGAGCTTCTATTTCTTGTTCAAATAGTATGGGGAAGGATCCGTATGTTCCTTCTAATGAAAAGATCACTAATGCAAGGCCGATTTATGCTGTTGCTCCTGCCATGGGTCACAACCAG GAGTCCCATCCAGAATCTAATTTTAGAGTTCCTGCAATTGTTAATGCTCTTGAAAAGATGGAACTGACTCCAAAG ATCCGTGGCTCAGAGATCATTGAACTTCACAATTTCAAGCCTGCTTCAATAGATGACATTGCAAGTGTTCATGCAAGAGCCTATGTATCAGGCCTTGAGAAG GCAATGGATCAGGCTTCACAAGAGGGTATTATATTCATTGATGGTTCTGGGCCAACATATGCTACTTCCACT ACATTTCATGAGTCACTAGTTGCAGCTGGAGCAGGAATCACCTTAGTTGATTCAGTG GTTGCAGCATCAAAAAATTGCCTGGATCCACCTGTGGGCTTTGCTTTGATAAGACCTCCAGGACATCATGCTATTCCAAAGGGGCCTATGGGGTTCTGTGTTTTTGGAAATGTGGCCATTGCAGCTCGTTATGCCCAACGT GATGGAAGCTACCCTGGTACTGGTAAAGTTGATGAGGTAGGTCATGGAGATGGCGAAGGAACAACATTAAATTTGCCTCTACCTGGAGGATCAGGTGATATTGCCATGACAACTGTGTTTGATGAAGTTATTGTACCCTGTGCTCAAAGTTTTAAGCCGGATATAATTCTTGTTTCTGCTGG GTATGATGGTCATGTATTGGATCCACTAGCCAGTCTGCAGTTCACAACGGGAACATACTACACGCTAGCGTCCAATATTAAACAACTTGCCAAAGATCTATGTGGGGGtcgatgtgtgtttttcttaGAAGGGGGATACAATCTCGATTCTCTTTCAAACTCAGTGGCAGATTCATTTCGTGCTTTTCTTGGGGAGAGGAGTTTGGCATCTGAGTTTGACAACCCTGCCATTTTGTATGATGAACCATCAACCAAGGTTAAGCAAGTGATTCAGAGGGTGAAGCACATACATTCCCTGTGA
- the LOC126702554 gene encoding histone deacetylase 14, chloroplastic-like isoform X3 produces the protein MLIFGLLDSPYGNVLFFVRHHLYKWKSHIRIDMDGKFAGGQFSPKKLRGGRRCFSRSIGGASISCSNSMGKDPYVPSNEKITNARPIYAVAPAMGHNQESHPESNFRVPAIVNALEKMELTPKIRGSEIIELHNFKPASIDDIASVHARAYVSGLEKAMDQASQEGIIFIDGSGPTYATSTTFHESLVAAGAGITLVDSVVAASKNCLDPPVGFALIRPPGHHAIPKGPMGFCVFGNVAIAARYAQRVHGLKRVFIIDFDVHHGNGTNDAFYDDLDIFFLSTHQDGSYPGTGKVDEVGHGDGEGTTLNLPLPGGSGDIAMTTVFDEVIVPCAQSFKPDIILVSAGYDGHVLDPLASLQFTTGTYYTLASNIKQLAKDLCGGRCVFFLEGGYNLDSLSNSVADSFRAFLGERSLASEFDNPAILYDEPSTKVKQVIQRVKHIHSL, from the exons ATGCTCATATTTGGCTTGCTAGATTCACCATATG gGAATGTGTTATTTTTTGTGCGGCATCATCTATACAAGTGGAAAAGTCATATTAGAATTGACATGGATGGGAAATTTGCGGGGGGTCAATTTTCCCCAAAGAAATTGAGAGGAGGAAGGAGATGTTTCTCAAGAAGTATTGGAGGAGCTTCTATTTCTTGTTCAAATAGTATGGGGAAGGATCCGTATGTTCCTTCTAATGAAAAGATCACTAATGCAAGGCCGATTTATGCTGTTGCTCCTGCCATGGGTCACAACCAG GAGTCCCATCCAGAATCTAATTTTAGAGTTCCTGCAATTGTTAATGCTCTTGAAAAGATGGAACTGACTCCAAAG ATCCGTGGCTCAGAGATCATTGAACTTCACAATTTCAAGCCTGCTTCAATAGATGACATTGCAAGTGTTCATGCAAGAGCCTATGTATCAGGCCTTGAGAAG GCAATGGATCAGGCTTCACAAGAGGGTATTATATTCATTGATGGTTCTGGGCCAACATATGCTACTTCCACT ACATTTCATGAGTCACTAGTTGCAGCTGGAGCAGGAATCACCTTAGTTGATTCAGTG GTTGCAGCATCAAAAAATTGCCTGGATCCACCTGTGGGCTTTGCTTTGATAAGACCTCCAGGACATCATGCTATTCCAAAGGGGCCTATGGGGTTCTGTGTTTTTGGAAATGTGGCCATTGCAGCTCGTTATGCCCAACGTGTACATGGGTTGAAGCGTGTGTTTAtcattgattttgatgttcACCATGGAAATGGGACTAACGACGCTTTTTATGATGATCTggatatatttttcctttcaactCACCAA GATGGAAGCTACCCTGGTACTGGTAAAGTTGATGAGGTAGGTCATGGAGATGGCGAAGGAACAACATTAAATTTGCCTCTACCTGGAGGATCAGGTGATATTGCCATGACAACTGTGTTTGATGAAGTTATTGTACCCTGTGCTCAAAGTTTTAAGCCGGATATAATTCTTGTTTCTGCTGG GTATGATGGTCATGTATTGGATCCACTAGCCAGTCTGCAGTTCACAACGGGAACATACTACACGCTAGCGTCCAATATTAAACAACTTGCCAAAGATCTATGTGGGGGtcgatgtgtgtttttcttaGAAGGGGGATACAATCTCGATTCTCTTTCAAACTCAGTGGCAGATTCATTTCGTGCTTTTCTTGGGGAGAGGAGTTTGGCATCTGAGTTTGACAACCCTGCCATTTTGTATGATGAACCATCAACCAAGGTTAAGCAAGTGATTCAGAGGGTGAAGCACATACATTCCCTGTGA